A window of the Streptomyces formicae genome harbors these coding sequences:
- a CDS encoding polysaccharide deacetylase family protein: MYHAVGHRPAPAAYRLSVAPEAFTEQMELLAAHGFAPVTTAELGRAWRGGEPLPPRPVLITFDDGYEGVHRHALPVLAKHGFVSTLFVSTGWLRGEHEARGAHGAHGTSTALDSMLDWDQVRELAAAGTEIGGHTHTHPQLDQVDDARLRFETLRCREIIAGELGAAPVSFAYPYGYSSRRVRHMVRAAGFAQALAVGNAAARRRQGPYALERVTVRRSTRIEEFERLVEGRGLARHFARDRALTKGYAVVRGTRKVMRVLRT, encoded by the coding sequence ATGTACCACGCCGTCGGGCACCGGCCCGCGCCCGCCGCCTACCGGCTCTCCGTTGCGCCGGAGGCGTTCACCGAGCAGATGGAGCTGCTGGCCGCACACGGCTTCGCCCCCGTCACAACGGCCGAGCTCGGCCGGGCGTGGCGGGGCGGGGAGCCGCTCCCCCCGCGCCCCGTACTGATCACCTTCGACGACGGCTACGAGGGCGTGCACCGGCACGCCCTCCCCGTTCTCGCCAAGCACGGCTTCGTCTCGACCCTGTTCGTCTCGACCGGATGGCTGCGCGGCGAGCACGAGGCGCGCGGGGCGCACGGGGCGCACGGGACGAGTACCGCCCTCGACTCCATGCTCGACTGGGACCAGGTGCGGGAGCTGGCCGCCGCGGGGACGGAGATCGGCGGCCACACCCACACCCACCCGCAGCTCGACCAGGTCGACGACGCCCGTCTGCGGTTCGAGACCCTGCGGTGCCGGGAGATCATCGCCGGGGAACTGGGGGCGGCACCGGTCTCGTTCGCCTATCCGTACGGCTACTCCAGCCGGCGCGTGCGGCACATGGTCCGGGCGGCAGGCTTCGCCCAGGCCCTCGCCGTGGGCAACGCGGCGGCCCGCCGCCGCCAGGGTCCGTACGCGCTGGAGCGGGTGACGGTGCGGCGCTCCACCCGTATCGAGGAGTTCGAACGGCTCGTCGAGGGCCGGGGTCTCGCCCGCCACTTCGCGAGGGACAGGGCGCTGACGAAGGGGTACGCCGTCGTGCGCGGAACCCGGAAGGTGATGCGAGTGCTCCGTACGTGA
- a CDS encoding glycosyltransferase family 2 protein encodes MSSFLRPTVQGATATLGRIPAQYRPISSHLAITPPVSVVIPAMNEAENLPYVFKTLPEWIHEVVLVDGNSTDDTVNVARELWPDVKVVKQAGKGKGDALISGFAACTGDIIVMVDADGSADGQEIVSYVSALVGGADFAKGSRFANGGGTDDMTAVRRLGNRVLCAVVNAKFGARYTDLCYGYNAFWRHCLDRITLDCTGFEIETLMNIRVVKAGLRVQEVPSHEYLRIHGVSNLSAVRDGLRVLRVILREKGVRRPAGRRSPALTLKSARGEAS; translated from the coding sequence ATGAGCTCGTTCCTGCGCCCGACGGTCCAGGGGGCCACCGCCACACTGGGCAGGATCCCCGCCCAGTACCGACCGATCTCCTCGCACCTCGCGATCACGCCGCCGGTCAGCGTCGTGATCCCCGCCATGAACGAGGCGGAGAACCTTCCGTACGTCTTCAAGACCCTGCCCGAGTGGATCCATGAAGTGGTCCTCGTCGACGGCAACTCCACGGACGACACCGTGAACGTCGCCCGGGAGCTGTGGCCGGACGTCAAGGTCGTCAAGCAGGCGGGAAAGGGCAAAGGCGACGCGCTCATCAGCGGATTCGCCGCCTGCACCGGTGACATCATCGTCATGGTCGACGCGGACGGCTCCGCCGACGGCCAGGAGATCGTCAGCTATGTCTCCGCCCTCGTCGGCGGCGCCGACTTCGCCAAGGGCTCCCGCTTCGCCAACGGCGGCGGCACGGACGACATGACGGCCGTACGAAGACTCGGCAACCGTGTCCTGTGCGCCGTCGTCAACGCCAAGTTCGGCGCCCGGTACACCGACCTCTGCTACGGCTACAACGCCTTCTGGCGCCACTGCCTGGACCGGATCACCCTGGACTGCACCGGCTTCGAGATCGAGACCCTCATGAACATCCGGGTCGTCAAGGCCGGGCTGCGCGTCCAGGAAGTGCCCAGCCACGAGTACCTGCGCATCCACGGCGTGAGCAACCTCAGCGCCGTACGGGACGGGCTGCGGGTCCTCAGGGTGATCCTCAGGGAGAAGGGGGTCCGCCGCCCGGCGGGGCGCCGCTCGCCCGCCCTCACCCTCAAGTCCGCACGGGGAGAGGCGTCTTGA
- a CDS encoding DUF5925 domain-containing protein, with amino-acid sequence MSATPANPGDALPIRLNVDDSDSPSDVVDALFLGRFATGEQPYSHSSTIDRVKPGATLLPPGSTVLRAARDDDRSATLAAGDGWTLLISRWNRGADVTVTAVTSELAEKIHKQATEGVQDEPEPQPENVTMGFWYVSPRRGPHRTTRQISAGTWAEVRPNYTARVADAMDRLMKVTPDDIAGRLLLLHGPPGTGKTSALRTLARSWRDWCQVDCVLDPERLFNDVGYLMDIAIGEDEGTAKGRWRLLLLEDCDELIRGEARHTAGQALSRLLNLTDGLLGQGRNVLVGVTTNEDLERLHPAVVRPGRCLARIEVGSLTRAEAVGWLGTDEGVGREGATLAELYALRRGTTPASVPAQHDGADAGLYL; translated from the coding sequence ATGTCTGCCACGCCTGCCAACCCTGGGGACGCCCTGCCGATCCGGCTCAACGTCGACGACAGCGATTCACCGTCGGACGTCGTCGACGCGCTGTTCCTCGGCCGCTTCGCGACGGGCGAGCAGCCGTACTCGCACAGTTCGACGATCGACCGCGTCAAGCCCGGCGCCACCCTGCTGCCGCCGGGCTCGACCGTGCTGCGCGCGGCGCGCGACGACGACCGCAGCGCGACGCTCGCCGCGGGCGACGGCTGGACGCTGCTGATCTCCCGGTGGAACCGGGGCGCCGACGTCACGGTCACGGCCGTCACCTCCGAACTCGCCGAGAAGATCCACAAGCAGGCGACGGAGGGCGTCCAGGACGAGCCGGAGCCCCAGCCCGAGAACGTGACGATGGGCTTCTGGTACGTGTCACCCCGCCGCGGACCGCACCGCACCACCCGCCAGATCAGCGCGGGCACCTGGGCGGAGGTGCGGCCCAACTACACGGCCCGGGTGGCCGATGCGATGGACCGGCTGATGAAGGTGACGCCGGACGACATCGCCGGACGGCTGCTCCTGCTGCACGGCCCTCCGGGCACAGGAAAGACCTCCGCGCTGCGGACCCTGGCCCGGTCCTGGCGCGACTGGTGTCAGGTCGACTGCGTGCTCGACCCGGAGCGGCTCTTCAACGACGTCGGCTACCTCATGGACATCGCGATCGGCGAGGACGAGGGCACGGCCAAGGGCCGCTGGCGGCTGCTGCTCCTGGAGGACTGCGACGAGCTGATCCGCGGCGAGGCCCGACACACCGCCGGCCAGGCCCTGTCCCGGCTGCTGAACCTGACGGACGGTCTGCTGGGCCAGGGCCGCAACGTCCTCGTGGGGGTCACGACCAACGAGGACCTGGAGCGCCTCCATCCGGCGGTGGTCCGCCCCGGGCGCTGCCTCGCCCGTATCGAGGTCGGCTCCCTCACCCGCGCGGAGGCCGTCGGCTGGCTGGGCACGGACGAGGGGGTCGGCCGCGAGGGCGCGACGCTGGCGGAGCTGTACGCCCTGCGGCGCGGGACGACCCCGGCGTCGGTCCCGGCGCAGCACGACGGGGCCGACGCGGGGCTGTACCTGTAG
- a CDS encoding SGNH/GDSL hydrolase family protein: protein MKLSRIAAFSSSLLLGAVLALTGAGQAQAAQSAAVDYVALGDSYSSGLGAGAYLSNSGDCKRTNRAYPALWAAANAPSSFAFTACSGAVTTDVTASQLGPVTSATDLVSITIGGNDAGFADVMTTCVLQSESTCISRVNQAKQYVDSTLPGRLDAVYSAIRSKASAAHVVVLGYPRFYQLNGNCVTGLTENERAAINGGADHLNAAIAKRAADHGYTFADVVPAFTGHEICSGAAWLHSVNWLNISESYHPTQSGQSGGYLPTLNGAV, encoded by the coding sequence ATGAAACTGTCCCGAATCGCGGCATTCTCATCGTCACTCCTCCTCGGCGCCGTCCTCGCCCTGACCGGGGCGGGCCAGGCACAGGCCGCGCAGAGCGCGGCCGTGGACTACGTGGCCCTCGGCGACTCGTACTCCTCGGGCCTCGGCGCCGGCGCGTACCTCAGCAACAGCGGCGACTGCAAGCGCACCAACCGGGCCTACCCCGCCCTCTGGGCGGCCGCCAACGCACCGTCCTCATTCGCCTTCACCGCCTGCTCGGGCGCTGTCACGACCGATGTGACGGCGAGCCAGCTCGGACCCGTCACCTCCGCGACCGACCTCGTCTCGATCACCATCGGCGGCAACGACGCCGGCTTCGCCGACGTCATGACGACCTGCGTGCTTCAGTCCGAGAGCACCTGCATCTCCCGGGTCAACCAGGCGAAGCAGTACGTCGACAGCACCCTGCCCGGGCGGCTCGACGCGGTGTACTCGGCCATCAGATCCAAGGCGTCGGCGGCGCACGTCGTCGTCCTCGGCTATCCCCGCTTCTACCAGCTGAACGGCAACTGCGTCACCGGCCTCACCGAGAACGAGCGCGCCGCGATCAACGGCGGCGCGGACCACCTCAACGCCGCCATCGCCAAACGGGCCGCCGACCACGGATACACCTTCGCCGATGTCGTCCCGGCCTTCACCGGGCACGAGATCTGCTCCGGCGCCGCCTGGCTGCACAGCGTCAACTGGCTGAACATCAGCGAGTCGTACCACCCCACCCAGTCCGGACAGTCGGGCGGTTACCTGCCCACGCTCAACGGCGCGGTGTGA
- a CDS encoding glycosyltransferase family 2 protein, giving the protein MSSPFRTTRRTYSVVVCVYTEDRWEDILAAVASVRQQSLPALETLLVVDHNPALLSRLSATFTGRGDEEVRVLANAGPRGLSAGRNTGIAAARGEIVAFLDDDAVAERDWLRYLDEGYDDPRVMAVGGRTQPAWASGRRPGWFPEEFDWVVGCTYRGLPPGRVRVRNVLGGNASFRRTAFDAAGGFATGIGRDGDRRPLGCEETELCIRLARALPQAVLLIDDRAVIHHKVPTAREGFGYFRTRTYAEGLSKALVARSVGSGKGLESERRYTTRVLPAGVVRGLRDALLGRAGGAGRAGAIIAGVATAAAGYALAHVRTRSGVAFSHGPIAAYAKRPDGEAESLSSTAPESDAAQDAEPVVEPNAGPGAEPAPAAGGGPR; this is encoded by the coding sequence TTGAGCAGCCCGTTCCGGACCACCCGGCGGACGTACTCGGTCGTGGTCTGCGTCTACACCGAGGACCGCTGGGAGGACATCCTCGCGGCGGTCGCCTCGGTGCGGCAGCAGTCGCTCCCGGCGCTGGAGACGCTGCTCGTCGTCGACCACAATCCGGCGCTGCTGTCCCGGCTGAGCGCCACATTCACGGGGCGGGGCGACGAGGAGGTGCGGGTGCTCGCCAACGCGGGCCCCCGCGGCCTCTCCGCCGGCCGCAACACCGGGATCGCCGCCGCCCGCGGCGAGATCGTCGCCTTCCTCGACGACGACGCCGTGGCCGAGCGCGACTGGCTGCGGTACTTGGACGAGGGCTACGACGATCCGCGTGTGATGGCCGTGGGCGGCAGGACCCAGCCGGCCTGGGCCTCGGGCCGCCGGCCCGGCTGGTTCCCCGAGGAGTTCGACTGGGTGGTGGGCTGTACGTACCGGGGCCTGCCGCCCGGCCGGGTCCGGGTGCGCAACGTCCTCGGCGGGAACGCCTCCTTCCGGCGCACCGCCTTCGACGCGGCGGGCGGTTTCGCCACCGGCATCGGACGCGACGGCGACCGGCGGCCCCTGGGCTGCGAGGAGACCGAGCTGTGCATCCGGCTGGCCCGGGCACTCCCCCAGGCGGTCCTGCTGATCGACGACCGTGCCGTCATCCACCACAAGGTGCCGACGGCCCGCGAGGGCTTCGGCTACTTCCGTACGCGCACCTACGCCGAGGGCCTCTCGAAGGCCCTCGTGGCGCGCAGCGTGGGCAGCGGCAAGGGCCTGGAGTCCGAGCGCAGGTACACCACGCGGGTGCTCCCGGCGGGCGTCGTGCGCGGACTGCGCGACGCCCTGCTCGGCCGGGCCGGCGGGGCCGGCCGGGCGGGCGCGATCATCGCGGGCGTCGCGACGGCGGCCGCGGGCTACGCGCTGGCGCACGTACGGACGCGCTCGGGGGTGGCGTTCTCGCACGGCCCGATCGCGGCGTACGCGAAGCGCCCGGACGGCGAGGCGGAATCACTGTCGAGCACCGCCCCGGAATCGGACGCGGCGCAGGACGCGGAACCGGTCGTGGAGCCGAACGCGGGGCCGGGCGCGGAGCCGGCTCCTGCCGCCGGAGGTGGACCGCGGTGA
- a CDS encoding DUF4331 domain-containing protein — MTTVNRSARRTRGRSSLAALVCGALAAGGLAAAGVTTTLAPGAANASSHREAPLISGQPQYDNTDVYAFVSPDKPDTTTIVANWLPFEEPAGGPNFHRFAHDARYDLHIDSDGDAQGDLLYRWTFKDHVRNGDTFLYNTGPVTSLDDTDLNILQTYDIELLRLRNQHVISTTMIADDVPVAPSNVGKASMPDYAQLRGQAIRELPDGSTVFAGQADDPFFLDLRVFDLLYGGDLSEVGRDTLKGYNVNTIALQVPSEHIRQSSGQPVIGIWSTTHRKNASGHWTQVSRLGMPLVNEVVVPLKAKDSFNASSPWNDGDFLPFVTEPELPKLIEAIYKIDAPQEPRNDLVSVFLTGVEDLNQPPDVRPAEALRLNTAIPPAAEPKRLGVLDGDNAGFPNGRRLSDDVLDISLQVVEGELLGQKNDLGDAVDANDQPFGESFPYVALPASGSDGPQAQGQGQGQGQGQDGGDRSQLGGGTAELTSADGDDTLVTASLTAAGAGLVLVALGLAWWRMRRGRRAM; from the coding sequence ATGACCACTGTCAACAGGAGCGCACGGCGGACACGGGGGCGCAGCAGTCTCGCCGCACTCGTCTGCGGTGCGCTGGCCGCCGGGGGGCTCGCGGCCGCCGGTGTCACCACCACCCTCGCGCCGGGGGCGGCCAACGCCTCCAGCCACCGCGAGGCCCCGCTGATCTCGGGCCAGCCGCAGTACGACAACACCGATGTGTACGCCTTCGTGAGCCCCGACAAGCCGGACACGACGACCATCGTCGCCAACTGGCTGCCGTTCGAGGAGCCCGCCGGCGGCCCGAACTTCCACCGCTTCGCGCACGACGCCCGCTACGACCTCCACATCGACTCGGACGGCGACGCCCAGGGCGACCTGCTCTACCGCTGGACCTTCAAGGACCACGTCCGCAACGGCGACACGTTCCTCTACAACACGGGTCCGGTGACCAGCCTCGACGACACGGACCTCAACATCCTGCAGACGTACGACATCGAGCTGCTGCGACTGCGGAACCAGCATGTGATTTCCACCACCATGATCGCCGATGATGTGCCGGTGGCCCCCTCGAACGTGGGCAAAGCATCCATGCCGGACTATGCGCAACTGCGCGGGCAGGCGATTCGCGAACTGCCCGACGGCAGCACGGTGTTCGCCGGCCAGGCCGACGACCCGTTCTTCCTCGACCTGCGCGTGTTCGACCTGCTCTACGGGGGCGATCTGTCGGAGGTCGGCCGGGACACCCTCAAGGGATACAACGTCAACACGATCGCGCTCCAGGTCCCGTCGGAGCACATCCGGCAGTCCTCCGGACAGCCGGTGATCGGCATCTGGTCGACCACCCACCGCAAGAACGCGAGCGGCCACTGGACCCAGGTGTCGCGGCTCGGGATGCCGCTCGTCAACGAGGTCGTCGTACCGCTGAAGGCCAAGGACTCGTTCAACGCGTCCTCGCCCTGGAACGACGGGGACTTCCTGCCGTTCGTCACCGAGCCCGAGCTGCCGAAGCTGATCGAGGCGATCTACAAGATCGACGCTCCGCAGGAGCCCCGCAACGACCTCGTGTCGGTCTTCCTGACCGGGGTCGAGGACCTCAACCAGCCGCCGGACGTCCGGCCCGCCGAGGCACTGCGCCTGAACACCGCGATCCCGCCGGCCGCCGAGCCGAAGCGGCTGGGAGTGCTGGACGGGGACAATGCGGGGTTCCCGAACGGACGCCGGCTGAGCGACGACGTCCTCGACATCTCACTCCAGGTCGTGGAGGGCGAACTGCTCGGCCAGAAGAACGACTTGGGCGATGCCGTGGACGCCAACGACCAGCCCTTCGGCGAGAGCTTCCCGTACGTCGCCCTGCCAGCGTCGGGTTCGGACGGCCCGCAGGCCCAGGGGCAGGGGCAGGGGCAGGGGCAAGGGCAGGACGGCGGCGACCGGAGCCAGTTGGGCGGCGGCACCGCCGAGCTGACGTCGGCGGACGGTGACGACACACTCGTGACCGCCTCGCTGACGGCAGCGGGCGCCGGCCTCGTGCTCGTCGCCCTCGGCCTGGCGTGGTGGCGCATGCGGCGCGGCAGGAGGGCGATGTGA
- a CDS encoding serine/threonine-protein kinase produces MSEVPGGERDDGRAGDGTLIADRYRLLGKLGEGGMGVVWRARDELLCREVAVKEVRAPAGLGTADVQRLYARLEREGWAATRISQRNVVTVYDVASHGGRPWIVMELIRGLSLADVLDAEGPMAPRRAAHIGAEVLAALRGAHEAGVLHRDVKPGNVLLANDGRVVLTDFGIAMVEGTSNLTMTGELVGSPEFLAPERALGRTPGPESDLWSLGVLLYAAVEGVTPFRQDTPLSTLRAVVDEELPPPRRAGALAPVIAGLLRKDPAERLSAREADRELRIVGAGGTPRTGSTPPPPSGPYATTVGSAAPTAATAPVGGFGPPTPLTGAPAVPPERPRRATAALVAGITVLLLSIGGLGYALLDGNGNGGSNGGAGNGATNGGATNGGATDSEATGGPSATGDGSSGGTPGTPGTPSTTDTAPTGGHSSAPTTPPQQTVHVYAQAVTGSYRGSCPPPEADAPAFTATVTVGRTPASVTYRWVTESGKSSGEGWKTLGFPAGKGTSQHVAHIERTYVENATHHDRIRLEVRSPVEARSNWVAFSVTCEEESPSPTGEPSYAVDPAGSAGSLTPRR; encoded by the coding sequence ATGAGCGAAGTGCCGGGCGGCGAACGGGACGACGGACGGGCCGGCGACGGGACGCTGATCGCGGACCGGTACCGGCTGCTGGGCAAGCTCGGCGAGGGCGGCATGGGCGTGGTGTGGCGCGCCAGGGACGAGCTGCTCTGCCGGGAGGTCGCGGTCAAGGAGGTCCGGGCGCCCGCCGGACTGGGCACCGCCGATGTGCAGCGGCTGTACGCGCGCCTGGAGCGCGAGGGCTGGGCGGCCACCCGGATCTCCCAGCGCAATGTGGTCACGGTCTACGACGTGGCGTCGCACGGCGGCCGTCCGTGGATCGTGATGGAACTGATCCGCGGACTCTCGCTCGCCGATGTGCTCGACGCCGAGGGGCCCATGGCTCCACGGCGCGCCGCACACATCGGGGCGGAGGTGCTCGCCGCGCTGCGCGGGGCGCACGAGGCGGGCGTACTGCACCGGGACGTGAAGCCCGGGAACGTCCTGCTCGCCAACGACGGCCGGGTCGTGCTCACCGACTTCGGGATCGCGATGGTCGAGGGCACGTCGAACCTGACGATGACCGGAGAGCTGGTCGGGTCCCCGGAATTCCTCGCTCCGGAGCGGGCACTGGGGCGCACTCCGGGCCCGGAGTCGGACCTCTGGTCGCTCGGGGTGCTGCTGTACGCAGCCGTCGAGGGGGTCACCCCGTTCCGCCAGGACACGCCGTTGAGCACGCTGCGCGCGGTCGTCGACGAGGAGTTGCCGCCGCCGCGCCGGGCGGGTGCGCTGGCCCCGGTGATCGCGGGCCTGCTGCGCAAGGATCCGGCGGAACGGCTGTCGGCCCGGGAGGCCGACCGTGAGCTGCGGATCGTGGGGGCCGGCGGCACGCCGCGCACGGGTTCCACTCCCCCGCCGCCCTCCGGCCCGTACGCCACGACGGTCGGCTCGGCCGCGCCGACGGCGGCCACGGCACCCGTGGGCGGCTTCGGGCCGCCGACACCGCTCACCGGGGCGCCCGCCGTCCCGCCCGAGCGGCCGCGGCGCGCCACGGCCGCGCTGGTCGCGGGTATCACCGTGCTGCTGCTGTCGATCGGCGGCCTCGGCTACGCGCTCCTCGACGGCAACGGCAACGGCGGCAGCAACGGAGGCGCCGGCAACGGTGCGACGAACGGCGGAGCGACGAACGGCGGAGCGACAGACAGCGAAGCAACCGGCGGCCCGTCCGCGACCGGTGACGGCTCGTCCGGCGGCACTCCCGGCACACCCGGTACGCCGAGCACCACGGACACCGCCCCCACGGGCGGCCACAGCTCCGCGCCGACGACGCCTCCGCAGCAGACCGTCCATGTGTACGCCCAGGCCGTGACCGGGAGTTACCGCGGCTCCTGCCCGCCGCCCGAGGCCGACGCGCCCGCCTTCACCGCGACGGTCACCGTGGGGCGTACGCCTGCGTCCGTCACGTACCGATGGGTGACCGAGAGCGGGAAGAGCTCCGGCGAGGGCTGGAAGACGCTCGGCTTCCCCGCCGGGAAGGGGACGTCGCAGCACGTCGCCCACATCGAGCGGACGTACGTGGAGAACGCGACGCACCACGACCGGATCCGGCTGGAGGTCCGGAGTCCGGTCGAGGCACGCTCGAACTGGGTGGCGTTCTCGGTGACGTGCGAGGAGGAGTCCCCGTCTCCGACGGGCGAGCCCTCCTACGCCGTGGATCCCGCAGGCTCTGCGGGCTCGCTCACACCGCGCCGTTGA